CGGACAGGAGTAAAAGCGGGTTGATCCCATGCTGGAACAGATTGAGGCGTATTTATTATATCTTCAGGCGGAGCGAGCAGCTTCTCTCCACACCCTGAAGAACTACGCGATCGACTTGCAGCAGTTCCGGACGTTTCTTAGGGCCAGCGGGTTCCAAAAGTCGGAGCCGGCCGTAAGTGGTCCGATTGGGTTCACTACAGGCGATGCCGAACGAGGGAATGCCATGCGCCGGACCATCGAGCCCGCTGAGATCGATTCGCTGGCGATTAGGGCCTTCGTGGCGGATCTGCATAGAAGGGGGATTGCGCGAAGCAGCATTGCGCGGAAGCTGGCGACCTTGCGATCGTTCTTTCGGTACCTGTGCCGGGAAGGTGTACTTGCTGCGAATCCGGCGAAGCTCGTGTCGACGCCGAAGCTGCCAAAGCGACTTCCGGCCTATCTGACCGTAGACGAGGTTGATCGGCTCTTGGCGGCGCCTCGCGAGCAGGATTTCCCTGGCGCCCGCGATCTGGCGATTCTTGAGTTCTTTTATGCCTCGGGCATCAGATTGAGCGAGTTGACGGGATTGGATGTACGAGACGTCGATATTCGGGAGGGTCTCGTTCGGGTGAAAGGCAAGGGGAATAAGGAGCGAATCGTCCCGGTGGGATCGAAGGCCATCGCCGTCCTAAGGCGCTATCTCGGTCAGCGGAGTGATCTGATCCAGGGCTCGAAGCGAGCAGCCCCCGAACCCGCGGCGTTGTTTCTCAACCGCCGTGGCGGTCGATTAAGTCCACGGAGTACTGCTCGAATCGTATTGAAATACCTGAATCGGAGCGGCGTGGGGCCAAAGATCACACCTCACGGGCTGCGCCATAGCTATGCTACGCATCTGCTTCAAGCCGGGGCGGATCTCCGCTCGATCCAGGAACTGCTGGGGCATTCGCGGCTCTCGACCACTCAGCGGTATACCCACCTGAATCTGGATCACCTGATGGAGATCTACGATAAGGCGCATCCGCGGGCCTGAGAAGAAAGGGTGGAGGGTATAGCGTGGAGGGTATAGGACGTAACAAAATACGAAGCACCACGATCCTGGCAGTGCGGCACAAGGGGAGAGTGGTCGTAGCCGGAGACGGGCAGGTCTCCTTCGGCGAGACGGTAATGAAGCAAACCGCTCGCAAGGTTCGTCGGCTGTGGAACGATCGGGTTATCGCCGGTTTTGCCGGCGCTGCCGCCGATGCGTTTGCTCTCCAATCGAGGTTTGAGGCGAAGCTGGAGGCGTTCAGCGGCAACCTGCCGCGCGCCGCGGTTGAGTTGGCGAAGGACTGGCGCACGGATCGGGCCCTCCGCCGACTAGAGGCGCTGTTGGTGGCAGTCGACAGGGAGCATTCGCTGGTCATCTCCGGAACGGGGGACGTGATCGAGCCCGACGACGGGGTGGTTGGTATCGGCTCCGGGGGGCAATACGCGGCCGCTGCGGCTCGAGCCCTGGTCGGCTTTTCAGAGCTTGATGCAAGAAAGATCGCCGAGGAGGCAATGAAGATCGCCGCCTCAATCTGCGTCTATACGAACGATACGATCACGATTGAAGAGTTGTAGAACATTCTGTAAACGTTCCCCTCACCCTGACCCTCTCCCCCCACCAAAAGGGGG
The sequence above is a segment of the Candidatus Methylomirabilota bacterium genome. Coding sequences within it:
- the hslV gene encoding ATP-dependent protease subunit HslV, translating into MRSTTILAVRHKGRVVVAGDGQVSFGETVMKQTARKVRRLWNDRVIAGFAGAAADAFALQSRFEAKLEAFSGNLPRAAVELAKDWRTDRALRRLEALLVAVDREHSLVISGTGDVIEPDDGVVGIGSGGQYAAAAARALVGFSELDARKIAEEAMKIAASICVYTNDTITIEEL
- the xerC gene encoding tyrosine recombinase XerC — its product is MLEQIEAYLLYLQAERAASLHTLKNYAIDLQQFRTFLRASGFQKSEPAVSGPIGFTTGDAERGNAMRRTIEPAEIDSLAIRAFVADLHRRGIARSSIARKLATLRSFFRYLCREGVLAANPAKLVSTPKLPKRLPAYLTVDEVDRLLAAPREQDFPGARDLAILEFFYASGIRLSELTGLDVRDVDIREGLVRVKGKGNKERIVPVGSKAIAVLRRYLGQRSDLIQGSKRAAPEPAALFLNRRGGRLSPRSTARIVLKYLNRSGVGPKITPHGLRHSYATHLLQAGADLRSIQELLGHSRLSTTQRYTHLNLDHLMEIYDKAHPRA